One genomic segment of Hordeum vulgare subsp. vulgare chromosome 2H, MorexV3_pseudomolecules_assembly, whole genome shotgun sequence includes these proteins:
- the LOC123426692 gene encoding 2-Cys peroxiredoxin BAS1, chloroplastic, whose product MACAISASTVSTAAALVASPKTSGAPQCLSFPRAFGGAAARPARLAAAGSRTARARSFVARAAAEYDLPLVGNKAPDFAAEAVFDQEFINVKLSDYIGKKYVILFFYPLDFTFVCPTEITAFSDRHEEFEKINTEILGVSVDSVFSHLAWVQTERKSGGLGDLKYPLVSDVTKSISKSFGVLIPDQGIALRGLFIIDKEGVIQHSTINNLGIGRSVDETLRTLQALQYVQENPDEVCPAGWKPGEKSMKPDPKGSKEYFAAI is encoded by the exons ATGGCGTGCGCCATCTCCGCCTCCACCGTGTCCACGGCCGCCGCGCTCGTCGCGTCCCCGAAGACATCCGGGGCGCCGCAGTGCCTGTCGTTTCCCCGCGCTTTCGGAGGCGCTGCAGCCAGGCCcgcccgcctcgccgccgccggctcgAGGACGGCCAGGGCCCGTAGCTTCGTCGCCCGCGCCGCAGCCGAG TACGACCTGCCGCTGGTGGGGAACAAAGCGCCGGACTTCGCGGCGGAGGCCGTGTTCGACCAGGAGTTCATCAAC GTCAAGCTATCTGATTACATTGGGAAGAAGTATGTGATTCTTTTCTTCTACCCTCTGGACTTCACCTTCGTCTGCCCAACTG AGATTACGGCTTTCAGCGACAGACATGAGGAGTTCGAGAAGATAAACACTGAAATTCTTGGTGTTTCGGTTGACAGTGTG TTTTCCCATCTTGCATGGGTGCAGACAGAGAGGAAGTCTGGTGGACTTGGTGATCTGAAATATCCGCTGGTTTCTGACGTCACCAAATCGATCTCAAAGTCTTTTGGTGTATTGATCCCTGATCAG GGAATTGCTCTGAGAGGATTATTCATCATTGACAAGGAGGGTGTGATTCAACACTCCACTATTAACAACCTTGGTATTGGCCGTAGTGTGGATGAGACCTTGAGAACCCTTCAG GCTCTGCAATACGTCCAAGAAAACCCAGACGAGGTCTGCCCGGCAGGATGGAAACCTGGGGAAAAGTCGATGAAGCCTGACCCTAAGGGCAGCAAGGAGTACTTCGCTGCTATCTAG